In Streptomyces sp. NBC_00341, the DNA window CAACCTGTCGATGGAGCTGCTCCGTTCGACCCGTCGCCGGCGGGAGACGTATGTCGGGCCCTGGCTCCCCGAACCGATCCTCACCGCTCCGGCCACGGCCGACGACGTCGCCGCGGCGGACTCGGTCTCCGTAGCCCTGCTCGTCGTCCTGGAGACACTCAGCCCTCTGGAGCGTGCGGCCTTCGTGCTGAAGGAGGTGTTCGCCTTCAGCTACGCGGAGATCGCGGAGGCGGTGGAACGCGCCGAGCCGGCCGTCCGGCAGGCGGCGCACCGGGCCCGCGAACACGTACGGGCCCGGCGTCCTCGGTTCACCACCGACCGTGCCGTCCAACGCGACGTGGCCGAGCGGTTCTTCGCGGCGGCGACCGGTGGTGACATCAACGCGCTCATGGAGTTGCTGTCTCCGGACGTCACCCTGTGGACCGATGGCGGCGGCAAGGTCCGTCAGGCACTCAAACCGGTGGTGGGCCTGAAGAGCGTGGCAGGCTGGTTCGCCGCACTCGGCACGGCCAGCTACCAGGGCGTCGAACCCCATGAGATGCGGGCCGAGTTCACCTCGATCAACGGCGGACCGGGTGTGGTCTTCCACGCCCCGGACCGTGTGCTCGCGACGATGTCGTTCGACTTCGCCCCGGAAGGTCGTATCTCGGCCATCCACAACGTGGCCAACCCCGACAAGCTCCGCGCCGTCACCGAGGGGACCCTGCGTGAACTCGCCTGAAGAGCCCGGCGGGTGCCACGCCCCGTCGTGAGCCCGAGCCGGTTCTCGCCCAAGCGCAAGGGCGTGCGGTGGCCAAGTACCCACGTACGGTGTTGGGGTGTTCAATCGGCTTGAGGTCAGTGTGTTGCGCCCGGGGCCCCGATGGGCTGCCCAATTGCAGTTGAGGGTTGATGGCGAGGACGTGGTGTCAGAGGTGGTCGGCGAGGGAGGCCGCGGCCCGTTCGCGAAGGAGGCACTGCCCGCCGACGGACACGGCCCCCTCTGGGCGACCGGCGAGGGGCGACGGGTGATCGGGTGGTCCTGCGGTCATCGGGTGGCCCTGCGGGGGAAGCCGAGGGCGACCATGGCCGTCAGGGCGATGCCCGCCGTTGCCACGAAGAGCGCGGTACGCGTGCCGTCCACCGTGGCCGCCGCCGAGGTGTGCTCGCCGAGACCCGCGATGCCGACCAGGACCGCCAGGCCCACCGCGCCGCCGATCTGCTGGGCCGTGGACGCCATGCCGGAGGCGATGCCCTGCTCGTGGCCCTCGATGCCCGCGGCGGCGGCACCGAACATCAGGGTGTAGGCCGTCCCCTGGCCGAGGCCGAGGGCCAGGAAGCCGGGGATGAGCGCGGCGTAGGAGCCGTCGGCGGCCATGGCGAGGGCCACCGTCGCGGTGCCCGCCGCGCCGAGCGCCAGGCTGCCGGTCATCGCGGTGCGGGTGCCGAGCCGCGTGGTGGTCCGGCCCGCGAGGAGGGAGCCCGCGGTGATCGCCAGCATCGGGACGAGGTAGGCGAGGCCGGTGCGCAGCGCGCCGTAGCCGAGCACGCTCTGGAAATAGCCGGTGAGGAAGTACGCGAGGCTGCCGATCGTCGCCATGAAGAGGAACGTCACCGCCATGCCGGTGCACAGGCCGCGGCCGCGGAGCAGCCGCAGGGGCATCAAGGGGTCGCGGGTACGGGCCTCGATGAGGACGAAGGCGGCCAGCAGGGTCGCGCCCGCCGTGGCGGAGAGGACGACCGTCGCGGACAGCCACCCCGACTCCGGGCCCTGGACCAGGGCGACGACCAGGCCCGTGACGCCGAGTGTGGAGGTCAGGGCGCCGGGGAGGTCGATCCGGCGGCCGGCCCGCCGGGTTGTGTCGGAGGTGATGAGGCGGAAGGCGGCCACCACCGCGATCAGGGCCAGCGGGACATTGACGTACAGCACCGAGCGCCAGCCGAGGAGTTGAGTCAGTACGCCGCCGAGCAGCGCGCCCACGATGAGTCCGCTGCCGCCCGCCGCGCCCCACACCGAGTAGGCGCGGTTGCGTTCGCGGCCCTCGGTGAAGAGGGTGCCGACGAGGGTGAGCGTCGCGGGGAAGAGGAACGCGCCGCCGATGCCCTGCACGGCGCGGGCCGCGACCAGCAGAGCGGGTCCGGTGGCGAGGCCGCCCGCCAGCGACGAGACCCCGTACAGGCTCAGTCCGAGCACGAACGTGCGGCGTGGGCCGAACAGGTCGCAGGCGCGGCCGCCGAGGAGCAGGAAGCCGCCGAAGGCGACGGCGTACGCGCTGATCACCCACTGGAGGTGCTGCGCGGAGAACCCCAGGCCGCTGCCGATCCGGGGCAGCGCCACGTAGACGATGTTGTAGTCGACGGAGATGATCAGTTGGGCGAAGGCGAGGAGGGCGAGCGTCGCGGCGCTCGCCCTCCCGCTCCGCGCGCGGGCCGGACGTGGGCCGGCCCCCGTCGCCGGGGTCGCCATCAGTGGGCTGCCCTCTCGTCCTCGCCCGCGATCTTCGCGGTGCTCAGGGCGATGCGGTTCCAGGTGTTGATGGTGAAGATCAGGGCGAGGACGCGGGCCAGTTCCGGCTCGTCGAAGTGGCGGGCGGCCTGCGCGTAGACGTCATCGGGAACGCCGTCGTGGGAGACCAGGGTGACCGCCTCGGTCAGGGCGAGGGCGGCCTGCTCCTTCTCGGTGAAGAAGCGACGGGCCTCGCGCCATACGCCGATCATGTGCAGCCTGGCCTCGTCCTCGCCGGCCTTGCGGGCGTCGGAGGTGTGCATGTGGAGGCAGTAGGCGCAGCCGTTGAGGAGCGAGGCACGGATCTGGATCAGCTCGACGAGGGCCGGGTCGAGGCCCTCGCGGGCGGCGGCATCGAAGCCGATGAGGGCCTTGAACGCTTTGGGGGCGGCTTTGGCGAAGTTGATGCGCGGTGCGTGGTCGTGGGCGGTGGCGGGCGCGTGGGGTGCGGTCCGGGTGGTGTGGGGTGCGGTCGGAGTGGTGTGCACTGCGGTCCGGGTGGTGCGCGCGTTGTCTGTCATGATCATGAATCTAGGGCCGTGAAAGACCTCGGGTAAGGTTCATTTTCATGTCGGAATCATGGGTCAATCTGGCGGAGCGCATCGGCAGTGACCTGTATCTGGAGCTGTCGGGTCCCGGCAGTCGCCGCGCCGTTCTCATCCGCGCGCTGCGGGACGCCGTGCGCGAGGGACTGCTCGCGCCGGGCACCCGTCTGCCGCCCTACCGCTCACTCGCCGCCGACCTGGGCCTGGCCCGCAACACGGTCGCCGACGCCTACGCGGAACTGGTCGCCGAGGGCTGGCTGACCGCGCGTCAGGGTTCCGGGACGCGGGTGGCGGAAGGTGCCGCGCCGTCCCCGCGCGCCCGGAAGCCGAAGCCCGCTCCCGTGCGGCCCACCCCCCACCCGCACAACCTGCGCCAGGGCGTTCCGGAGGCCGCCTCCTTCCCTCGCACGGCCTGGCTCGCGGCCGCCCGGCGCGCGCTCGGCGCCGCACCGGACGAGGTCTTCGGGCCCGGCGATCCACGTGGCCGAATCGAGCTGCGCCGCGCGCTCACCGACTATCTGACGCGCGTCCGCGGGGTTCGCGTCGATCCCGAGCGGATCGTGGTGTGCTCAGGCTTCGCGCACGCGCTGCGGCTGCTTTTCGACGGCTCGCGCGGCGCTGGCGGCGCGACGCTGCGCGGTCCCTTCGCGGTGGAGTCGTACGGGCTCCGCTTCCACACCGACATCCTGGAGGGCTCCGGCGTTCGGACGGTACCGCTGGACCTGGACGAACAGGGCGCCCTTGTCGAGCAGTTGGCCGAGAGGCCACGGGTGCGCGGCGTACTGCTCACGCCCGCACACCAATTCCCGACCGGCGGCCCGCTGCACCCGGCCCGACGCGCCGCGGTCATCGACTGGGCCCGCACCAGTGACGGACTGGTCCTCGAGGACGACTACGACGGGGAGTTCCGCTACGACCGCGTGCCGGTCGGCGCCGTGCAGGGCCTGGATCCCGAACGGGTCGTCTACCTCGGCTCCGTCAGCAAGAGCCTGTCCCCCGCGGTGCGCGTCGGCTGGATGGTGCTGCCCGTCCGGCTCGTCGACAGCGTGCTCGCCGCCAAGGGCACACGGGAGGCGTCGGTGAGCGTCCTCGACCAGCTCACGCTCGCCGACTTCATCGCATCCGGGCAGTACGACCGTCACATCCGCCGGATGCGGCAGCGCTACCGGCTCCGCCGCGACCGGCTCGTCACGGCCCTCGCCGAACAGGCCCCGCACATCGCGGCAACCGGCGTCGCGGCGGGACTTCATGCCGTCCTTCGGCTGCCGCCCGGCACGGAGGCGTCCGCGGTCAAGGCCGCGTCCTGGCAGGGGATCGCGCTGGACGGCCTCGCCGGGTTCCGGCACCCTCGGGCCTCGATGCCGGCCAGGGACGGTCTGGTCATCGGGTACTCGACGCCGGCGGAACACGCGTACGGGGCAGCGGTCGAGGCGTTGCTCCGGGCGCTGCCACCCGGCGCCGCCGAGTCCCTGGCCTCGTGGCCGTGAGGCCGCCCCGGTCTTCTCGACCGTCTTCTCGACGACGTACGGGATCCTCGTGAGCTCGGGGCTCCTCGGATCGCGGCCCGGCGAACGGCCCCGTTCTTTACGCGCCCTGCGTGGAGTGGGAAGTTGGAGGGCCGACGGCTCCTGCGGAAGGGATCGCATGGCCTCGGACCACGACATGCTGTGGCCTCGCTGCGCGTACCTGGGTCGTGCCCTGCTGCCACTACTCGACCAGGAGGTGTGGCGCCGGGATCGCCGACGAGAGGGGCTGCGGGGTTGGGGCATCGACACGGCGGTGGGGGAACGGCTCATCGAGGTCATCGCGGCCTTGACAGGCCACGCTGTCGCACTGGACGCTTCCTTGTCCGCAGCCGAGTTCGAGAACCTGCCCCTCAGCACCGTGGCCGACGCGGCGACCGGCAAGTGCGACTTCGAGCTACTCGTCGGACTCCCGGACATCTTCGCCGACGAGCGCGACGAAATCGCCGTCAAGATCTTCCGGCTCTACGCCTACAGAGGCGGCCGGACCAGTCTCCAGCTCATTCGACTGGGCACGGAAGTACGCCGTACGTTGACCGTCCTTGCCGCCCGCGAGCCGTCACCGTCCCCGACGTGCGCGGACATCTTCCGCCGGGCGGCCGCGGCCAACCTGCCGCAGTAGGCACACCGGCTCCGCGCCGTTGCCCCTCACCCGACCGGGTGGCTCCGCAGATCCTGACTCCGTCAACATCCGCTCCTCCAGGTCCAGTACTGGTCCCGGGACTTCGGCCCGGCCCCTGTCATGCGGCTCGCGGCCCACCCGGTGAGGAAGCCCACCGGTTTGGGCAGGATGGCGGCTGACTCCCTGATCCTGCCCCAGAGCGCGCCGCCAAGACGGCCTCCGGCCTCGTCATGATCGACAAGCCGCAGAACGCGAGGGCCGGAGCCCGCCCGCGTTCATATCCGGCCTCAAAGAGGGGAACTGAGCCCCGCTCCCGTGGGCAGGGAATGACCGCCCTGCATGACGTAGGCGAGAGACCGTCCGCGACCAGGGTCGGGAACTCCCGCCGGCTCTCGGTGTACGGGAACATCTCGGCGTCCCTGCCGAAGGCGATCTTCGCCTCGGCCTCCGTGGGACGCCGCAGTCCTTCCGCCAGATCCTCCCCGAAACGGCGGTAGGCACCGCGCATCTTGGGCGGCTGGTCCTCCCAGAGATCCTCGTCGTCCAGCCTCTCCAGGAAGTACGTCTGTGCGTACTGGGTCGGTACGAGGTAGGTGCCGTACTCGGCCGTGAGCGCGTAGGCCGTAGGGGTGGCCAGACAGGCGTGCTCGATGAGCGGATCCAACCGCCCTGTCGACGGCCGGCGGGCGTGCTGCCGTGGGGGTGGGTCGGGTTTGATGCCCGGGTGGGGTCAGGATGTCGCACGCTGCCATCGCTCCCGCCGGGCCGGAACGGACACCGAGCGAGGCCGCGGGCCGCTGCGGTCCTGCCCACACGGCTGCGGTGGGGTGCCCGGCCGTCAAAAAATCTCCCGAACACCGAACCGCTCTGAGACATCACACATCTTCAGGGGCGTAGGCGCGCATCACCTCGCGCGCCGATTCGTACACGAGGGGAACCCGAAACTTCATGAAGAGCAAGCTGACCGTCGTGACCCTAGCGGCCGTCGTCGTCGCCGGGACCGCCACTTTCGCAGTACCGGCGTCGGCCGCCTCCGCCAAAGCGCAGCCGACCCGCTGTCACACCGCTGACTTGAAGGCAGGCTTCGCCCTGGGCGGTGACGCGACGCCGGAGATGAATCAGACCAAGAAGCAGACCCAGGCGTTCATCTGGTTCACCAACCAGAGCAAGCGCACCTGCACCCTGTCCGGCTTCGCCGGTGTCGACATGATCGGCGCTCAGAAGACTGACGGCACCTGGTCGGTGGCGCGTTCATCCAAGAAGGCCCCGAAGTTCCCCCTGAAGCACGGGGACACGGTGGACTTCAGCATCACCCTGCTGCCGGTGGCCAAGTCCACGCCGCAGAAGCAGAAGTTCGTTCCGGCGAAGTTCCTGGTCACCCCGCCGAACGAGACGAAGCACTTCACCCTGAAGTGGCCGTTCGGCGGCCAGATCCTCAAGCAGGATGGCGCCACGCACCCGGCGACCTACCTCAACCCGATCGGGCTGTAACCAAGCGCGCGGCCTCGGAGCCTCCCTCCGGTAACGGGCGCTCACAACAGGGCACTTCTTGGAGACGAGCGTCTCGTGGGCGGCCACGGTCCACGTGGTGGTGGGGGCAAGCGGGGTACGGGCTTCGGCGCCGGATCGCAGTGTGTCGGTCAGGGGCGCCGGGCCTGGTCGCATGACGGTTCGGGGGCGGTCGGGCTGCCGGGGCGCGGTTGCTCGCTGGTCTCGCTGAGGTGACCGGACTGACCGCCGCGTACTCCACTGCGCTCAGGCCGCTGCGGCCGCCGGGCATGAGCCGGGCCGGATCGCCGCCGATCTACCGCCTCACTCACGGTGGACGCCGCTTGCGCCGGCGGATCTCAGCGAGCTTGCCATGGCGACACGAACCGGCCACGGCATTCCACCGCCTTGCCCACTGACCCGACCAGTCGGCTGACCGACGCCACCTGCCCGCCCACGATCCGAGGGGCCCCCGGAAAACCTGGCCACAGCGCCGGAATTCCGCCATGACCTGACAGCGAAATCGCCTCGCTCGCCCAACGGTTGATGATCATGGATACCACTTCATCGCAACCGAAACAGTGAGGCTGGCAGCCCGTCGGCCGCCTGGGCGCCGGGCACCGGGCGCGGAGCTCCCGGTCTCTGCCCGGACGGCCGCAGGCGGGGAGAGTTAAGGACAAATTTCGCCCATAAGGGCTGTTTGAGGTCGTTGGATCATTGTGTGAAGTTTGGGGTGGTGTGTTCGTGTGCAGATTGCGAGTGTCGGCCGTGGAGCATCTGCGGTCACGCACTTCGAGAGGCTTCCTCATGCGCTTCATGCGCACCACTGCTCTTTCCCGGACACTCCTGGTCTCAGTGATCACGGTGACCGGGCTCACCGCCGCCCCTGCCCTGGCTTCCGCGTCGGCCCGTGCCGAGATGGGCAGCGTCCGGGACGTGGGTGGCTTCAGTCTCCTGGGGCTTCCGGGGGGTAATGGGGCTAACGGTGTGGGCACCGGTGGTGGGATCGGCGGCCTGGGCGGTACCGGTGGCGCGGCCGGTGCCAACGGCAATGGCGGCACCGGGGGTGACGGCGGCAATGCAAGCGGCAGCGCCGGCGTCGGTGGCGCGGGCGGTGCCGGCGGCGCCGGGGGTGCCAACGGCAACGGCGGTAGCGGCGGTTCCGGAGGCGGAGCCGCCCTGGGGGGTATCGGAGGCAAGGGCGGTGCGGGCGGTGTCGGCAACGCGGGTGCCGGTATCGCCGGTGGCAGGGGCGGCAACGGCGGAGCGTCCACGGTCGGTGGCGGACACAAGGGCGGTACCGGCGGTGCGGGTGGCGCGGCCAGCCCGGTGTGTCCCGGCAAGCCCGGTGGCAACGGCACTGCCGCCACGTTCACTGCGGACGGCACTACCGGTGCCACCGGCGCCGCCGGAAACTCCACCCTTCCCTGCTGAACCGACCCCCGCGGGGACTGCCGAGCCAGCTCCCGTAGGACGACACGTATCCCTCGGTGCCGCCCCGCCTCTACAGACGCTGTAAATGCGGGGCGGTTCCAGCCTGACGGTCCGGCCCGCAGGCTTACCCGTCCGCACGGTATGCCTGACAGAGAGATGCTTGGGTGCCGCGAAGTTCAGACTTGCCGGGCGCCATGACCTGGCCGTCTATGGCGAGCAGGACATGCCTGCCCCACTGGAAACAGTCCGGGATCTCGCCGACTTCCGGCCGGCCCGCGGCACGAAAACCGGTTCGGGGAACGGATATTCCCCACTTGATTCCGCACCGGCCTGATGCAGTGACCCGCACTGACCCGCGCTTTACCTGAGTCCGAGGAAACCCCGTCATGAACAGGAACCAGACCGCCACTCTCCTCGCCCTGCCCACGTTCTTCGCCGGCGCAGCACTCTTTCTCGGCTCTCCCGTCGCGGCCTCCGCCCTCGCCTGCACCGCCGGCACCGCGGGCGTCGCGGGTGCCAATGGCAACTCCTCCCATCCCAACGGTTTTCCCGGCACCGCGGGCGGCCCCGCGACCGGAGCCGGGGACTGCGCCGGCGGTGCGGGGGGTCCCCCCGGCGGCAACGGTGTTCTGGGCGGTGTCGGCGGTGTCGGCGGCAACGGCGGTGCCGGCCTCGGCAGTGGTTCCGGCGGAGCAGGTGCTCTCGGTGGCAACGCCGGCCCCAACGGCGCCGCGGGCGGCAACGGCGGCAACGGCGGCAACGGCAGCTCCGGTGGCGCCTACCCGGGTGGTGCCGCAGGTATCGGCGGGGCGGGGGGCCTGAGCTCTGGAGGCGCCCTCAACTTCGGCGGCAACGGCGGTGACGGGGGCAACGGCGGCGCCAAGTCGGGTGCCGGCGCCGACGGCGTCTGCGGTATCGGCGGCGCCGGCGGCAACGCCACCGGTGGCCTCCTCTTCCACGGCGGAATCGGAGGGACGGGCGGGACCTTCGGCTTGGGAAGCCCCTGCGCGAACGGAGCCCACGGAACACCGTGACCCACCGCCACCGGTGCCCCGCGCCATCCCCTGGCCGAGGACACCGGGTGCGGCCCCCGCCTGTGACGGCCGCATGCTGACCATCTCGCCACTGAGAGCCGGAGAGCCGACTCCCAGTGGCGAGGAGCCCCCGGATCTGGCGTGCGCACGGACCGGGTAACGCCGGGAAGCGACGGCGTACGCACGGGCCACGGCTGCGTCCCCGCCGTACCCGCTTCCCTGACGCCGTCTCTTGTAGTCCGACCGGTTCTGCCTGGTGTGTTTCCTCAACGGCTCCGACGCGCACCGTCGTGTTCCTGGGACAAGTCCACCAGGGGTGTCAGGACGCCGGGAGGGGCGGGACAGCAACGGGCAGCACACAACCTGCTGCTGCTGCGGCGGTCTTGAGGGCGGGGGCAGCCGCATCGTTGGCCGTTTTCTGGGCCTTGAGGGCCGCTAGGCCTTGCAGGCGGCGACTGCCGCCGCGGCGGCAGTGGCGGCGGTGGCGTCGGCATCGACCGCCGCGTTGGCCGAGGTGACAGCGGCGGCTGCGGTGGCGGTGGCGGTCGTGCTGGCGGCAGCGATGGCGGCCGCGTCCGGCGGGACGGCGGCCAGGGCCGCGGTGAGGGTCTTGAGGGCTGCCGCGGCGCTGGACGCGTCTGCCGCAGCGGCAACCGCAGCGGTACTGGCATTGGTTACGGCGGCAGCAGTAGTGGTCGTGGCGGCGGCGCAGGCTGCGGGGTCGGGGGCGGCCACCCGGGGCGCGGATGCCGGGGCGGCGCCGGCGGGAGCCGTGAGGAGCGCTGCGCCGCCGAGGGTGAGGGCCACGGTGGCCAGGGACGCGGCAGCGATGCGGTGGATCGGCATGCGGAACTCCAGGGGACGAGTAGCGGGGGTTCTCGAGTACCCGGCGGGACAGCCAGAGCGCGGGAACCCGGGGCGGCCCGGGACCGGGCCGACTCACACTGAGAAGAAGATCAGCGAATGTCCCCTATGTCCTGCTGAAGGTCGCGGCCGCGCAGACGAAAGCGCCTTGGGTGAACCCGTTTTGACCATAGATAGGAGATAGTTCAACATCCCGCTGGACCGGCCCGCCCTTGGTGGGGCGCTGATTCGCGCCGCACCACACGTCGTGGTCGTGGCCGTCGGGACCACCCCGGCGTTCCTCCCCCGCTGCGCAGCAGTGGTGGCAACTCAGGGCCGGATGGCGGCGCCAGCGGGACCGCCGGATTCGGCGATACGGGCGGGACGGGCAACTCCGGCGGCCGGCGCGGAGGGAAGACCACCTCCGGAGCGGCAAGACCACCGGCTTCGGCTTCGACCACTTCACCTCCCGCCGCTTCCCGGTCAACGCCGCCACGGCAGCCTGATGGGGCGCTCGCCCATGGTCTGGCGTCGGTCCTGCTCCCCCTCGGGGCGGACCAGCCCTACAACGCGCGGCGGTGCGTCGAACTCGGTACGGCCCAGGTTCGGAAGTGCGCACGTCCGTATCGGCCGTACTCGCCGACGTTGCCTACCGCCGCGCCGCCGAGCGGGTCGGAGAGGAGATCAACGCGCTGCCGGGACCCGAGCAGACGCTTCCCCAGCAGACCGTCCTCCCCGACGGGCAGACGGTGACGTCCGCGAGTGTGCCGTCGGGCGAGCTCCTGGCGGCGCAGCGGGCGAGCGGAGCACCATCGGTTGCCGTCACCTCTGCCCTGGCCCCGGGCTCATTTGCCGTGCGGGCGGCGCTGCCCGTGCTCGGGACGCTGATGTCCGTCCCTGCTCTGCAGCTCCTGGTCACCCGCCGGATGGCAGGGATGACGGCCGAGGCCGCGCCCCGGCCCCGGCAGCACTTCTGGGGGCACGCCGTCATCACCTGGACCGACGGCACCAGGCGCGAAGGGTGGCTGCGGGCAGGTGACGGAATGGACTACACCGCCGACGTCGCCGCAGAGACCGCCATGCGGCTGGTGCGGGGTGGCGCGGAGCCCGGCGCCTATACACCGGCGGCCGCCTTCGGGCCCGGCCTCGCCGTCGCGGCCGGGGGTGCGTTCATCCTCGGCTGAGCCGGCGCGGCGCGCATGGCCGACCGGGCGTCCGTCCTGTGCGCCGGAGCGACGGTGGCCGCGGTTTCGCTGCCGGTCAGCTGCTGGTTCGCTGCTGGTTGTGGGAGCAATTACGGGCCGGGCAGTATGTCTTGCTGTGAACCATGTACTGTGCGGCCTCGCCGTCAACGCGGCTCTGCCCTCCGAGCTGGTCCAGCACCTGATCACGGTCGCGGACGCGGACATCGCCGAGAGCCTGGCCGGCCGTGCCGGCCTCAGCCCCGAGCAGGCGGTCGCCCTGGCCGCCCGGGTCGAGGAGAGTGCCGAACGGCTCGCGTACGAGGGGCTGCTGACCGCCGCCGACATCGATCCCGTCACACAGCCGGGCGCCGCGCTCGCCCTGCTCGACGCGCGTGCCGGGGATCCGCAGTGGGCACGGCTCCTCGCCACGGACCCGGATGTCCGGCGCCGGGAGAAGCTGGCCGCCTGCCCCGGGCTTCCGGACGATGTACGGGAGACGCTCGCCGCCGACCCGGACATCCGGGTCGTCGCGGAGCTGGCGCTGTGGACAACAGCCGACATGGCGGCCCGGCTTGCCCGTCATCCTCATGAGGAGGTCCGCCGCGCGGCCGCGGCGAACGAGGCCACGCCACCGGGCCTCCTGGCCGCGCTCGCCACCGGTGAGGGGCTTCCCCCGGCGGAACGGTGCCTGGTCTGCGACAGCGTGGAAGTGCCGTTCACGCACGACCCGTACTGTCCGCGGCCCGACTGCGATCTGCGTTCCGGTGCTTCCTGCGACGGCTCGCACGAGTCCACCGTCCATGAGACGGCCGAGCGGGTCCTGCGGAACCCCGCCGCGCCGGTCGAGGCCCTCCTCCGGTTCGCCGGTCACCCCTCCATGATGCTGCGCTGGGCGCTCGCCGCCCGCCCCGGACTGCCGCCGGAGACAGGGCTGAAGCTCGCGGACGATCCCGTTCCCGGAGTCCGGGCCGAGCTCGCGGGGAACCCGGGGATCGACGCGGCGCTCATCCGGAAGCTGGCCGCCGACCACGGTCACGATGTGCGGCGCACACTCGCACACAACCCCCGCCTGCCGCTGGACGTACTCCCCCGGCTTGCGGCCGCCGTCAGGATCGGACCGACGCTGCTGCCGCGGATCTCCGCCGCCACCGCCTCCGAGGCCGAGGATCTTTCCCGCTCGTCGAGTCCCTCGGTACGGATGTTCCTGGCCCAACGACGGGATCTGCCGGCCGGGGTCCGCGACAGGCTTGCCGCCGACCCCGACGCGAAGGTGGTCAAGTCCATAGCAGCGCACCCGGGCCTGTCGGAGGATCAGCTGCGGACGATGGTCGAACGGCACGGAGCCCAGGTCATGACCGGGGTGGCGGCCAATCCGGAGGCACCGTCGGCCCTGCTTGAGGAGTTTTCCCGCCATGTTCCACCGGCCCGCAAGGCACTGCGTGAGATCGCCCGGCACCGCCACGCGACGGGACCGGCGCTGCTCGGCTGTCTCGCCGACAGCCGGGCCCGGCCCCTGGCCGCCCGTCACCCGGCCCTTCCGCCCCTGACCATCGTCGAACTGCTCGCCGACGACGACTGGCAGGTGGTGGAGGCCGCCGCCGCCAACCCCTCGCTGCCGCCGGCCGTCATGAGAGATCTGGTACCCGGAGCCGAGCGGACTCCCGCAACGCCCACAGCCCGTCACTGACCAGGGGTGTGCTCCCCCCACCGCGTCGAACGAAACCGACCAGCCGCCGCCTCGGTAGCACATCGCCGGTCAGCGGTACGCGTACGAGCTCATAGCCCTGCGGGAACGTCGCGAGGCGGGGCAGCAGGCAGATGCCGTGGCCGCCGGCGACCAGCGCCGCGATCGCGGACCAGTCGACGGCGTTGTGGGTGACGCGGGGTGAGAAGCCCGCTGCCGCGCACGCCGAGGTGAGCAGCAGGTGCTGGTCCCGGGGGTCGCCGGCGCGGAGCCAGGTCTCGGTGTCCGCCTCGTGCAGTTCGACCGCGGCGCGGTCGGCGAACCGGTGGCCACGCGGGACCAGGAGGTCCTGCGGCTCCTGGAGGAGCAGGTGCTGTTCGAAGCGTTCGTCGTCGGCGGCGGGCGTGCCAGGGGCGGGAATGACGATGGCGATGTCGCGTTCACGGGTCAGCAGCATTCGGAAGCGGTCGGCCTCCGGATCCTCGCCGATGTAGTACGTCATCCCCGGATGCCGGGAGAGCAGCCGGGCGACGGCCGGTATTACCAGGGGGCCGAGCGCCGTCGCCACCGAGGTGATACGCAGCTCACCCGGGCCGTTGTTCCGGTGCGCGGCCAGGTCTGC includes these proteins:
- a CDS encoding LysR family transcriptional regulator, translating into MIDPRLQTLRVLAETGTVTATAESLHLTPSTVSQQLRRLAAELNVRLLEPHGRRVRLTPAARTLVEHADVLHAQWERAAADLAAHRNNGPGELRITSVATALGPLVIPAVARLLSRHPGMTYYIGEDPEADRFRMLLTRERDIAIVIPAPGTPAADDERFEQHLLLQEPQDLLVPRGHRFADRAAVELHEADTETWLRAGDPRDQHLLLTSACAAAGFSPRVTHNAVDWSAIAALVAGGHGICLLPRLATFPQGYELVRVPLTGDVLPRRRLVGFVRRGGGSTPLVSDGLWALRESARLRVPDLS
- a CDS encoding PLP-dependent aminotransferase family protein, with translation MSESWVNLAERIGSDLYLELSGPGSRRAVLIRALRDAVREGLLAPGTRLPPYRSLAADLGLARNTVADAYAELVAEGWLTARQGSGTRVAEGAAPSPRARKPKPAPVRPTPHPHNLRQGVPEAASFPRTAWLAAARRALGAAPDEVFGPGDPRGRIELRRALTDYLTRVRGVRVDPERIVVCSGFAHALRLLFDGSRGAGGATLRGPFAVESYGLRFHTDILEGSGVRTVPLDLDEQGALVEQLAERPRVRGVLLTPAHQFPTGGPLHPARRAAVIDWARTSDGLVLEDDYDGEFRYDRVPVGAVQGLDPERVVYLGSVSKSLSPAVRVGWMVLPVRLVDSVLAAKGTREASVSVLDQLTLADFIASGQYDRHIRRMRQRYRLRRDRLVTALAEQAPHIAATGVAAGLHAVLRLPPGTEASAVKAASWQGIALDGLAGFRHPRASMPARDGLVIGYSTPAEHAYGAAVEALLRALPPGAAESLASWP
- a CDS encoding carboxymuconolactone decarboxylase family protein: MIMTDNARTTRTAVHTTPTAPHTTRTAPHAPATAHDHAPRINFAKAAPKAFKALIGFDAAAREGLDPALVELIQIRASLLNGCAYCLHMHTSDARKAGEDEARLHMIGVWREARRFFTEKEQAALALTEAVTLVSHDGVPDDVYAQAARHFDEPELARVLALIFTINTWNRIALSTAKIAGEDERAAH
- a CDS encoding DUF4232 domain-containing protein, which encodes MKSKLTVVTLAAVVVAGTATFAVPASAASAKAQPTRCHTADLKAGFALGGDATPEMNQTKKQTQAFIWFTNQSKRTCTLSGFAGVDMIGAQKTDGTWSVARSSKKAPKFPLKHGDTVDFSITLLPVAKSTPQKQKFVPAKFLVTPPNETKHFTLKWPFGGQILKQDGATHPATYLNPIGL
- a CDS encoding RNA polymerase sigma-70 factor, with the protein product MTQPQHADRDQPAFQQYRTLLFSVAYRILGTAVDAEDVVQDAWLKWSAADRSQVADPKAYLTRIVSNLSMELLRSTRRRRETYVGPWLPEPILTAPATADDVAAADSVSVALLVVLETLSPLERAAFVLKEVFAFSYAEIAEAVERAEPAVRQAAHRAREHVRARRPRFTTDRAVQRDVAERFFAAATGGDINALMELLSPDVTLWTDGGGKVRQALKPVVGLKSVAGWFAALGTASYQGVEPHEMRAEFTSINGGPGVVFHAPDRVLATMSFDFAPEGRISAIHNVANPDKLRAVTEGTLRELA
- a CDS encoding MFS transporter, which translates into the protein MATPATGAGPRPARARSGRASAATLALLAFAQLIISVDYNIVYVALPRIGSGLGFSAQHLQWVISAYAVAFGGFLLLGGRACDLFGPRRTFVLGLSLYGVSSLAGGLATGPALLVAARAVQGIGGAFLFPATLTLVGTLFTEGRERNRAYSVWGAAGGSGLIVGALLGGVLTQLLGWRSVLYVNVPLALIAVVAAFRLITSDTTRRAGRRIDLPGALTSTLGVTGLVVALVQGPESGWLSATVVLSATAGATLLAAFVLIEARTRDPLMPLRLLRGRGLCTGMAVTFLFMATIGSLAYFLTGYFQSVLGYGALRTGLAYLVPMLAITAGSLLAGRTTTRLGTRTAMTGSLALGAAGTATVALAMAADGSYAALIPGFLALGLGQGTAYTLMFGAAAAGIEGHEQGIASGMASTAQQIGGAVGLAVLVGIAGLGEHTSAAATVDGTRTALFVATAGIALTAMVALGFPRRATR